AGTCTCATCAGGAGTACATTGGTCAAGCGCAACGTGCATTTAAGCGCGTGAGGAGGTTTGCACCAAGACGTGCCATGTCCTATATGCGTAAAATGAGCCCGTATGCCTTTGAAGAGCTTGTGCTTTTAGCTTTTGAAGATCAAGGCTATAAGGTGAGAAGAAATCAATCATACAGCCACGATGGTGGGCTTGATGGGCAAGTAAGAATTAGAAATAGTTGGTACTATATTCAATCGAAAAGGTATTCAAACTATATCAATGCTAATCATGTAAAAGACTTCGACGAGCTTTGTAGGAAGAATAGAACTAAGGGCTATTTTATCCACACAGGGAAGACTGGCTCTCTGTCGAAAACTTATACAAAGAATACCGTTATTATTAGTGGAGATCGGCTGCTAAAACTGATTGGAGTCGTCAGATAGTAGTTGTTTAGAACAGTTAAGCAAAAGGGCTAGCAAAAATGCTAGCCCTAAATTTATCTAGTAATCAAAAGGAATTAGAATCCTTTGATGTTTTCCGCTTCTAGCTCAGAAAAGTACTTCACAGTTTTCACTTTCAACTCTTGCGTCGCTGGCTCATCACAAACAATAACTGATTTAGGATGAAGCTGAAGTGCAGAAACAGTCCAAAGGTGATTTACAGAACCTTCAACCGCAGCTTCAAGTGCTAGCGCTTTGTTGTGTCCTGTCACCAAGATCATGATTTCTTTTGCATCAAGTAGAGTACCAACACCTATAGTTAGGGCGTATTTTGGTACTTGGTTGATGTCGTTGTCGAAGAATCGAGAGTTTGCAATTCGAGTATCTTCAGTCAATGTCTTGATTCGAGTTCTAGAAGATAACGAAGACGCTGGTTCATTGAATGCAATGTGTCCATCGTTGCCCACGCCACCCATGAATAGGTGGATTTGTCCGTAAGATTTGATTTTATCTTCGTAACGTTGGCATTCAGCTTCGTTGTCAGCAGCATTGCCATCTAAGAGGTTAATGTTTTTCTCTTGGATATCAATGTGATTGAAGAAGTTGGTGTACATGAAAGTACGGTAAGACTCTGGGTGATCGGCTGGAATACCGATGTATTCATCCATGTTGAAGGTCACTACGTGTTTAAAGCTAACTTCGCCAGCTTTATGCATCTCAATCAGCGCCTTATATGTTGCTAAAGGAGTACCGCCGGTAGGTAGTCCAAGAACAAAAGGACGATCTTCAGATGGATTAAAATCGTTAATACGTTTCACTATGTGTGCAGCAGACCACATGCCTACTTGGGATGCTTTACGTAGTGGGATCAGTCTCATTGTGTGCCCCTATTCCAAATCAGTTTGGCTCAAAAGATAATTTGCATTATAAATTAAGTTTTCCGGCAACGCCATTTTTTTCCGATAAAATGCAAAAAGAAGTGGTGTATTGGTATAAATAAAGAAAAAGCCACCTAAAATCTAGTGGCTTTTTTAACGAAATAAATTATAAGCTTAATGAGCAGAGCGTTACTTGCTTCGCTCTACTTAAGCGACACTAGATAGGTTGCTAGCGCCTGCTTTTTTCTTGTCCATTTGCGCCCCACTTAGAGAGTGGAACTGCTTTCTTCCTCTCGACAATTGTATGTATTTGACCCACACACGTTCTAGCTTCGATTTCGCTTTGCTTGGGTTAGACAACACTTTTACAAAGTGCTTTTCTTCAGAATTCGTTGGTTCAAGCTCACCACTTTCTAGCGCCAGCATAGTGTCACCGTAAAGTGTCAGCAATTCTTCTTCTAAAAGAGTGAAGTCTCCAGATTTAGCGAAGCCTCTTGGGAATTTTGTATTGTCATAAAAACGCTTTTTTCCAAATCGGAATTCAACTTCAGACATAGCCACCTCAGTTAATGAAAGTTGTTTATTCAACCTGAACTTAGGTAAGTAGGTTGGAAAGTATGCACCGATGTTTTTTATTGGGAATGTTGTCGATGTACACGGGCACTATTATGCGTATTTGTCTTTCATCTTCATGACAATCTAGGAAGCGAGCGTCAAAGTTGTGACAAAAATTAAGTTACGCTGTGAACGCATAATTACATTACATTCGATTCGTGCTTTGCTGTCAGAGAAAATTGAGGCGTGAAGTTTGTGGTTAAGGTGAGTGTTGTACTAAATAGCCACCCTCAAAATTGAGGATGGCGAAAATTGAAAAGCCTATAAGTTCATTAAGCTCTCAATGGACTCTTCTAACGTTAAGTGTTGATACGTTTTAATGTCAGTTCCGTCCTCAACATCAAGGATAACATTGCTAATATTATCCAATGCCTCAGATTCAATAATTCCGAGTGATTGTTCGACGGTTTTGCATTTCAATATCTTATTGTTATTTAGTTTAATAGTGCATGTATGTAGGACCATAGCCAATATCCTTAAGTATTATTTTTGTTTGTTAATAAATTTTGTGACGTTGTCCTAGAAAATTTAGTAAAAACTCAGGGGGTTTGGCAAGGATTATTTTCAGTTCCGAATGTGGCTAGTTGGTTTTTTGTGGACCGATACAATATAAATATTGGCGGAAATTAGGGATTTAGTGATGAGCTTATCAAGTTATTCGACGTTAACAAAAAAACAGTGCCAGCAAGCAAGATTGGCACGTGATGCTCGATTTGATGGTGTTTTCTATGTTGCAGTGAAAACCACCGGAATTTTTTGTCGTCCAATATGCCCGGCCAACCTGCCTAAAGAAGAAAACGTCGAGTATTTTGATACCCAAGCACAGGCTATGGGTGCAGGTTATCGTCCATGCCTACGTTGTAGGCCAGACAGTGCCCCAAGTTCGTGGGCATGGCGCGGAGTTGAAACCACGTTCGTCAGAGCGCTTAAGATGATTGATAGCGGTGAGCTGCAACGAGGAAGCGTGAGTGACCTCGCTGAGCGGCTGGGAATAAGCGACAGGTACTTGAGACAACTGTTTAGCAAATATTTGTCAATGTCGCCTAAACAATACGGGATATACTTGCAACTCATGTTTGCTAAGCAGCTACTCAGCTCAAGTTCTATGAATGTGACAGATGTCGCGTTTGCTAGTGGATTTAACAGTCTACGCCGATTTAATGATGCTTTTGTTAAGCAAATGAAGTTAACACCTTCAGATGTTCGTTCATCAAGTTCAGAGCCACAAACCCAAAATTTTGTCGACCTAATGATTCACGGATCAATAAATTGGAACTTCATGTTAAATTTTTATCGCAGGCGGGCGATAACAAAATTAGAGCAAGTTGACGAACGCAGTTATAAGAGAAATTTCAAGCTCAATGATTGCAATGGATATTTTAAAGCGTATTTAAACAAACAAAAGCTAAGAGTTGAATTCGAGATGTCGGATATCTCGATGCTGAGGAGTTTAGTATCCAAAATACGCAGAATGTTTGATTTAGATACGGATATTTTTTTGGTTGAACAGCACTTAAGTACGTTATCGGATCAGCTCATAAAGGTACCGGGGCTAAGGATTCCAGGAGTTTGGAATACATGGGAAGCTGGGATTAGAGCTATTTTAGGCCAGCAAGTATCGGTTGATAATTCTATAAAGCAGCTAAATGTTTTAGTGGAAAATATAAATAGACAAAGCGGTGGCGAATATCGGTTCCCAACACAAGAGGATATTTTGTCATCAAATCTAGACTTTCTAAAAATGCCAGCAAGTCGCAAAGAAACATTAAAAGCTTTTGCTGCGTATTTTAAAGAACAGCCGAATGCAGATTTGAGTGAGTGGGAAAACATCAAGGGAATTGGTCCTTGGACTGTCAGTTACGCAAAATTGCGAGGAGAGTCTCAGCCCAACTGTTTTTTGGACGCTGATCTTGTCGTAAAAAAAGCGTTAGACCAATTCCCACAATTAAATGCAGAGGTAGTGTCACCTTGGGGAAGTTACGCAACGTTTCATTGCTGGAGTCATCAGTCATGAACAACATGTATAGCTGCTTTGACAGCCCACTGGGACAGGTAACCCTACAGTTTAATGAGAACGGCATTTTGGGACTTTGGTTTGAAACTCAAACGACTCAACCTGCTGAATTAGGTAAACGTTGTGACAGTGCCGAGTTGGTTGTTCAAGTGAGAGCGCAAATGGATGAATACTTTGCAGGGAATAGACAAGAGTTTGAATTGCCTTTAGCTGCTGTAGGAACAAAGTTTCAAAATGCAGTGTGGCAAGCACTTATCACTATTCCCTACGGTGAGACAATCTCTTACCAAGATCTCGCCAATCGAATTGGTAACCCAAAAGCAGTTAGAGCTGTCGGGCTCGCAAATGGAAAAAACCCTATTTCA
This genomic stretch from Vibrio marisflavi CECT 7928 harbors:
- the nagB gene encoding glucosamine-6-phosphate deaminase → MRLIPLRKASQVGMWSAAHIVKRINDFNPSEDRPFVLGLPTGGTPLATYKALIEMHKAGEVSFKHVVTFNMDEYIGIPADHPESYRTFMYTNFFNHIDIQEKNINLLDGNAADNEAECQRYEDKIKSYGQIHLFMGGVGNDGHIAFNEPASSLSSRTRIKTLTEDTRIANSRFFDNDINQVPKYALTIGVGTLLDAKEIMILVTGHNKALALEAAVEGSVNHLWTVSALQLHPKSVIVCDEPATQELKVKTVKYFSELEAENIKGF
- a CDS encoding DUF413 domain-containing protein, with protein sequence MSEVEFRFGKKRFYDNTKFPRGFAKSGDFTLLEEELLTLYGDTMLALESGELEPTNSEEKHFVKVLSNPSKAKSKLERVWVKYIQLSRGRKQFHSLSGAQMDKKKAGASNLSSVA
- a CDS encoding methylated-DNA--[protein]-cysteine S-methyltransferase, which translates into the protein MNNMYSCFDSPLGQVTLQFNENGILGLWFETQTTQPAELGKRCDSAELVVQVRAQMDEYFAGNRQEFELPLAAVGTKFQNAVWQALITIPYGETISYQDLANRIGNPKAVRAVGLANGKNPISIIVPCHRVIGKSGKLTGYAGGVDRKAQLLKLEGALK
- a CDS encoding DNA-3-methyladenine glycosylase 2 family protein — protein: MSLSSYSTLTKKQCQQARLARDARFDGVFYVAVKTTGIFCRPICPANLPKEENVEYFDTQAQAMGAGYRPCLRCRPDSAPSSWAWRGVETTFVRALKMIDSGELQRGSVSDLAERLGISDRYLRQLFSKYLSMSPKQYGIYLQLMFAKQLLSSSSMNVTDVAFASGFNSLRRFNDAFVKQMKLTPSDVRSSSSEPQTQNFVDLMIHGSINWNFMLNFYRRRAITKLEQVDERSYKRNFKLNDCNGYFKAYLNKQKLRVEFEMSDISMLRSLVSKIRRMFDLDTDIFLVEQHLSTLSDQLIKVPGLRIPGVWNTWEAGIRAILGQQVSVDNSIKQLNVLVENINRQSGGEYRFPTQEDILSSNLDFLKMPASRKETLKAFAAYFKEQPNADLSEWENIKGIGPWTVSYAKLRGESQPNCFLDADLVVKKALDQFPQLNAEVVSPWGSYATFHCWSHQS
- a CDS encoding restriction endonuclease, whose amino-acid sequence is MHEVARKGLIYAKFLFSLVGSVLAVINVWWFIAAFGLFLLSIFLRLSKRNNLGSLPQSHQEYIGQAQRAFKRVRRFAPRRAMSYMRKMSPYAFEELVLLAFEDQGYKVRRNQSYSHDGGLDGQVRIRNSWYYIQSKRYSNYINANHVKDFDELCRKNRTKGYFIHTGKTGSLSKTYTKNTVIISGDRLLKLIGVVR